Proteins encoded in a region of the Halioglobus maricola genome:
- a CDS encoding SDR family NAD(P)-dependent oxidoreductase yields the protein MNDNTVNSQKTVVVTGAANGIGAAVAKAFSSQGAFVWLTDRDEDQGHAVTQSLADDGGNAEFRQLDITSEEGWIGLRDAIDARDQRVDVLVNCAGRNDFGFISDTPWSKFSQVMDVNLGGAYTGIQTLLPLLSKRSAEEPAASVVNISSMAASGGVPFFSAYAASKAALTSLTQTAALEFARLQVPVRVNAIEPGTIDTDMFAETQELLSAFGKSKEEVVQLATDRHPVGRLGLVDDVVYAVLYLADEKASFTTGLSLPVCGGRGAGEW from the coding sequence GCCGCTGTTGCAAAAGCATTTTCCAGCCAGGGGGCTTTTGTCTGGCTTACAGATCGCGATGAAGATCAGGGCCATGCGGTTACTCAATCCCTGGCGGATGACGGGGGTAATGCCGAGTTCAGGCAGTTGGACATTACCAGCGAAGAGGGCTGGATTGGATTGAGAGATGCGATTGATGCAAGGGATCAGCGGGTTGATGTGCTGGTAAATTGTGCCGGTCGCAACGATTTTGGATTTATTTCTGACACGCCATGGTCGAAGTTCAGTCAGGTAATGGACGTGAATCTGGGTGGAGCTTATACAGGGATACAGACTCTGCTGCCTCTGCTTTCCAAGCGAAGTGCTGAGGAACCAGCGGCTTCAGTCGTCAATATTTCATCAATGGCGGCTAGCGGTGGAGTGCCATTTTTTAGCGCTTATGCAGCGAGTAAAGCGGCTTTGACATCACTCACCCAAACTGCGGCACTGGAGTTCGCCAGGCTACAGGTTCCAGTACGCGTAAATGCGATAGAGCCCGGCACTATCGATACTGACATGTTTGCAGAGACACAAGAGCTACTTTCCGCGTTTGGAAAGAGCAAAGAGGAAGTAGTTCAACTCGCTACTGATCGACACCCGGTAGGGCGTCTGGGGTTGGTTGATGATGTGGTTTATGCCGTTCTATACCTCGCAGATGAAAAGGCTTCGTTTACCACGGGCCTTAGCTTGCCTGTCTGTGGTGGACGTGGTGCCGGTGAATGGTAG
- a CDS encoding SDR family NAD(P)-dependent oxidoreductase yields MKRLENKVMIVTGAGGSIGTAAVKRCAEEGAKLVLNDIREEPLMEAAEACRAAGAEVVTLVSDTRSEEACEEMAAKANEAFGRIDCVWANAGDVWVAEASEQDKDFWTRCLELELTGQWLPVRAALPTMIEQKSGSVLFSSSMTANVGIKHISAYSAAKGGLQALVKTLAVEFGCHKIRFNSLALGSIEGRHIIASNAMRQGISYEDAEAIVSVTKKMRDQIFAVDRMGTPEDIAPIVAYFASDESEWITGTNYFADGGLTHTGMAGLHSLNADKLGQFMNDILD; encoded by the coding sequence ATGAAACGGTTAGAAAATAAAGTCATGATCGTGACAGGTGCTGGCGGCTCGATTGGTACCGCTGCCGTCAAGCGCTGCGCCGAAGAGGGTGCCAAGCTTGTTCTTAACGATATACGCGAAGAGCCGCTGATGGAAGCCGCAGAGGCCTGCCGGGCTGCTGGGGCCGAAGTTGTGACGCTGGTGTCCGATACCCGTTCCGAGGAGGCCTGTGAAGAGATGGCGGCTAAAGCCAACGAGGCGTTTGGCCGGATTGATTGTGTGTGGGCAAATGCGGGCGATGTTTGGGTTGCTGAAGCATCGGAGCAGGACAAGGATTTCTGGACACGCTGTCTTGAACTGGAGCTTACCGGACAGTGGCTACCAGTTCGTGCGGCGCTTCCTACCATGATTGAGCAGAAGTCTGGTTCAGTCTTGTTCAGTTCCTCCATGACCGCTAATGTTGGCATCAAACATATATCTGCTTACAGCGCTGCAAAGGGTGGTCTACAGGCATTGGTTAAAACTCTTGCCGTTGAATTTGGCTGCCACAAAATTCGCTTTAATAGTCTCGCGCTTGGTTCAATTGAAGGTCGGCATATCATTGCGTCGAATGCAATGAGACAGGGGATATCTTATGAAGATGCAGAAGCAATTGTTAGCGTAACCAAGAAAATGCGCGACCAAATCTTTGCCGTTGATCGGATGGGGACCCCTGAAGATATTGCCCCAATCGTGGCCTATTTTGCTTCTGATGAGTCGGAGTGGATAACAGGCACTAACTACTTTGCTGATGGTGGTCTTACTCACACCGGAATGGCGGGCCTGCATTCTCTAAACGCCGACAAGTTAGGTCAATTTATGAATGATATTCTCGACTAA
- a CDS encoding FAD-binding protein, which yields MNSQEAQYDEVYDLVVVGSGAAGMAAAITASLGGLDVLIIEKASQYGGTSAISGGASWIPNNPKMRAAGMQDSYDSAYIYIETLAGEYFKPELIQTFLEKGPEMVSFFESNTELRFQHRDYSPDYQSDKPGAATGGRTLDAALYDGRELKSHLADLCPPLGDITLFNGLMVNHDDFPHLFNVTRSIKSFWYVTRLLGNHIVSLLRYGRGTRLLFGQALVARLAKTVFDREIPLKLNTGLTDLIEEDGAVTGLVVEHQGQEMRLGARRGVVLASGGFSQSAEKRAARMPHVGGGAEHHTLVRSANIGEAQDAAVKVGAKDISVSANAAFWMPVTLVTDGDETVVPHTNLIDRAKPGVIAVNEEGLRFTNEAISYHNFGEAMIANGLKHAWLICDQTMLKKFGLGAVRPAPIPYKKHLASGYLKHGETIAALASEIGVPANQLSETLEGFNADAAHGIDREFGKGSTAYQRLMGDPGHQPNECLRPLEGPFYAVKLQHGDIGTACGLTANIHGQVLSERGLPIEGLYTCGNEMDSIMGGVYPGGGTTLGPGLTFAYIVGKHAAEQKSKQ from the coding sequence TTGAACTCACAGGAAGCGCAATACGACGAGGTCTATGATTTAGTCGTGGTTGGTTCGGGTGCAGCTGGTATGGCTGCAGCGATTACTGCCAGCCTGGGTGGGCTCGATGTGCTCATTATAGAAAAGGCCAGTCAGTACGGCGGCACATCAGCGATTTCCGGTGGTGCATCGTGGATTCCAAATAATCCGAAGATGCGTGCAGCGGGTATGCAGGACAGTTACGACTCCGCCTATATCTATATAGAAACGCTGGCAGGCGAGTACTTTAAGCCAGAGCTGATACAGACGTTTTTGGAAAAAGGCCCGGAGATGGTGTCTTTTTTTGAGAGCAATACAGAACTGAGATTTCAACATAGAGATTATTCGCCTGATTACCAGTCGGATAAGCCTGGTGCTGCAACGGGTGGGCGGACCTTGGACGCTGCTCTTTACGATGGGCGTGAGCTGAAATCGCACCTCGCAGATCTTTGTCCACCATTGGGGGACATTACCCTATTTAATGGCTTGATGGTCAATCATGATGACTTTCCTCATCTGTTTAACGTCACGCGATCAATAAAATCATTCTGGTATGTTACCCGTCTTCTCGGTAATCACATTGTAAGCCTGTTGCGCTATGGCCGCGGTACTCGCCTGTTGTTTGGTCAGGCCCTGGTGGCTCGATTGGCGAAGACTGTGTTTGATCGCGAAATACCACTCAAACTAAATACCGGGCTGACGGATTTAATTGAAGAAGATGGCGCTGTCACCGGCCTGGTTGTAGAGCACCAGGGCCAGGAAATGCGCTTGGGCGCTCGTCGCGGTGTGGTGTTGGCATCGGGTGGGTTTTCTCAAAGTGCCGAAAAAAGAGCAGCGAGAATGCCTCATGTGGGCGGCGGTGCTGAGCATCATACCTTGGTACGTTCTGCAAATATCGGTGAAGCACAGGATGCCGCTGTAAAAGTTGGGGCCAAAGATATATCGGTTTCAGCAAATGCCGCATTCTGGATGCCCGTGACCCTTGTCACTGACGGTGATGAGACAGTAGTACCGCATACCAATTTGATTGATCGTGCGAAGCCAGGCGTAATTGCAGTTAATGAAGAGGGGCTGCGATTTACCAATGAAGCGATTTCGTATCACAATTTTGGTGAGGCGATGATCGCCAATGGCCTCAAACACGCCTGGTTAATCTGCGACCAAACCATGTTGAAAAAATTTGGTTTAGGAGCAGTTAGGCCTGCGCCAATCCCTTACAAAAAGCACTTGGCGTCAGGTTATTTAAAACACGGTGAGACTATAGCAGCGCTGGCATCTGAGATCGGTGTTCCCGCGAATCAGTTGTCGGAAACTCTTGAAGGCTTCAATGCCGATGCGGCTCACGGTATTGATAGGGAATTCGGAAAGGGATCAACAGCCTACCAAAGATTAATGGGCGACCCAGGGCATCAGCCTAACGAATGTCTTAGGCCGCTCGAGGGGCCTTTTTATGCAGTCAAATTGCAGCATGGTGATATTGGAACCGCTTGCGGATTGACGGCCAATATCCATGGACAGGTTTTGTCCGAGAGAGGTCTGCCGATTGAAGGGCTCTACACCTGTGGAAATGAAATGGACTCTATCATGGGCGGCGTTTATCCGGGTGGGGGGACGACCTTGGGCCCAGGGCTGACCTTCGCTTACATCGTGGGTAAGCATGCAGCAGAGCAAAAATCAAAGCAGTAA
- a CDS encoding carotenoid biosynthesis protein, producing MQSQSELRSGKILWILGWALVIHSVLMVFHLLPPILNAPGMVLLLSSFMILHGLRIYSGIEVFAFLAIGFVVSNGYENMSVMTGFPFGNYSYTDEFGAKLFHVPLVIAPAYIGMGYLSWMIGQVLLGTWGRRLRGAERILVPVVASFVMVMWDVVMDPKSSTVYNFWTWEDGGDYFGVPFVNFMGWLLCVYTIFQLFALFIARGEKSDAALRSAKVILPSYWYPVVLAYSSVALNQGLRALDKQENTTVFDANGIAWQTDHINSSMGLITIFTMGFVILLSSMLIARSKENE from the coding sequence ATGCAGTCACAATCTGAATTACGATCAGGAAAAATACTGTGGATACTGGGGTGGGCCTTAGTCATCCATTCAGTTCTGATGGTTTTTCATTTGCTACCCCCGATACTGAACGCGCCTGGGATGGTGTTGCTGCTGTCTTCCTTTATGATTCTCCATGGACTGCGAATATATTCAGGTATAGAGGTCTTTGCATTCCTGGCGATTGGCTTTGTTGTCAGTAACGGCTATGAAAACATGAGTGTTATGACTGGGTTTCCGTTCGGAAATTATTCCTATACCGATGAATTTGGCGCTAAGCTTTTCCATGTTCCTCTGGTAATAGCGCCAGCCTACATTGGAATGGGTTACCTTTCCTGGATGATCGGCCAGGTGTTGTTGGGGACCTGGGGGCGGAGGCTCCGGGGAGCTGAGCGGATTTTGGTCCCTGTTGTTGCCAGTTTCGTTATGGTTATGTGGGATGTGGTCATGGATCCCAAATCATCAACTGTTTACAACTTTTGGACATGGGAAGACGGTGGAGACTATTTTGGCGTCCCATTTGTCAATTTTATGGGTTGGCTGCTGTGTGTTTATACAATATTTCAACTGTTTGCCCTGTTTATTGCGAGGGGAGAGAAAAGTGACGCAGCCCTACGAAGTGCGAAGGTGATTCTCCCGTCCTATTGGTATCCGGTGGTTCTCGCATATTCTTCGGTGGCGCTGAATCAGGGGCTAAGGGCGCTCGACAAACAAGAAAATACAACAGTATTCGATGCTAATGGCATCGCTTGGCAGACGGATCATATCAACAGCAGCATGGGGCTAATCACGATCTTCACGATGGGGTTTGTTATTCTGTTGTCATCAATGCTAATTGCTCGATCCAAGGAAAATGAGTAA